Genomic segment of Saccharomyces cerevisiae S288C chromosome XV, complete sequence:
GTACCAAATGGTAACCAACCAACAAACATGACGATAAATAGAGTGAGTAGAGTTGCAATTGCGACGTTAAACCTACCGAACTTATCGCTCAAATAGCCAGGAACCCATCTCCCGGGTATGCCGCAGACATTTATAATCATAATCAAGGTGTAGGCGTCATTAGCAGAAATTCCATGGCTGGTGGCGTATGATCCATAATAAGTAAGAGCTGAATTAATGGATAACTCACTAAATACCGTTCCCAGGACACAAAAAAGATATTTCATATCCAGGAAAGCCTTCGCATCAAAACATTGCAGAATATAAACTCTGAGTATGTATCTCCAACGTGACTCACCATCTTTGGAATTTTCGATAACATGTGGTAACCTCTCTTTGACTAAAATGATTGACAGAGTTAGCAAAGCCAAATCTAAAAATCCTAAAGTTCTAATGCCCCAAACAAATCCATAAGTTGGATCAGTGTCTGACTTCATAGAGAAGAAACTACGCAACATAATTGGGAAAACGACGCCACCCACACTACCACCAATAGTGGCCATTGCCAATGCAGTACCACGTCtcttaaaaaaatagtgGGCGGGAACACTTACTAGGGGACTCAGTACAATACCATTACCGAACCCGCAGACAATGGCAAAGGACAGTATGAAGTGCCAATATTTAGTAGAGTTGGCGGTAGCGAACAGACCGGCTACATGAAAAACCGTGCCCACAATCATAATTGTCCTAAATCCATTTCTATCAAAGTAAGTACCACTAATGATACATGAGGCAGagcaaacaaaaagaaacaaagaaaacagcCAACCAATGGTAGAAACACTTTCACTGGATAATTGATTGTCCTGTAGATGACTTTCTATGACCCCCGTTGAGTTTAATAAACCAAAGCATGCAATTAGACCCAAGAAGCAACCAAATGTCACAACCCAAGCCTTGAATCCACCCTCCGGGAagctttcaatttcttcattggaatcttcttctttgtcaCTGTCGTGCGTGCTCGAGGTATTTTCACCCCAATGTGGTTGGCTTTCAATGTCAGTTCCTTTATTTACTTCCTTCTTGGTATACACCTTTGCCGACACCGACGTTGACGCGTAAGAGGCAGTAGTCTCTAATGACTCTAAATCATCAGCTTCTGGATCATAATGTATGCTATCCTCATCTAAATCAGGTTGCCGCAGTTGGTTGGTTTGTTCTTCTGGAACTATAGTGTCTTTAGGCGTTAAACTGTCTGAgctcattatttttctttttaatcTATAGTAAAATCAGAGCTTTTTAATCGATAGTATGCCCCCGTGATCTTAGTTATTCAGATCTTAGTATGTTTTTACAGATATAACCTATCCTTCACTAACTTTGAAGAGAGAATTGCTATTTGAGAATTTCCAAACGTACATCAAGCAGTTTATATATCTAGTCCCCGTAACTACTGGGAGATCTAACCAAATAGcttctttattatattcATTTCTCTGAGCAAAAtagatatttttgaaaaattttcctctagtttcttttcagagATGTCTCTCTATTATTAGCCTCATACAATACCGCCTAGGGCGATTCAGCAGAACAGTAATTATTCCGctgtatttctttttcaggTGCCTCAAACGTCTATAGAACAGCGCGCAGCAGGTTGAGAAAAATGTCAAAAATTCGATCCTTTCctatcttttctttttcggACGCCAAAGCGCAGTATTCAACCGACGATGTTCGGGAAGCCACCCCCGAGATCATAATAACAGGTGCGTTGTGACTCTATTGTTAACACGAGGGAAAAGATGGAATAATTTTGGAGAAACACAATGTCGTTCTAGCGGGAAAAAAGGGCAAAACCAAAAAACACGGAGTCTGTCCAATATTAATTTGGTTAAAGCAGTTCGTATAACCAAACTTTATTGGCATTGTCCGTCGACTAgtctatttttatttctctCAACCTTTCGAGTACTTGGAAAAAGGAGTAGATCCGCTTTCAGCAATCGAAGCAATAGGCATTAGGGGTAGAGCAATCCTCAAAATCCTTGTGCCTCGACTGTGGGTTCTAGTATGATCgctattttttcttattctttCCTAGTTAAAGCAATAGTTGTTCGTTCTATAAGTTTTTCCGCGAGATCGTGGAAATACCTTAAAAAAGACGCGTGTATGGCTCCTGCATGCGAATCTTCTCTTTTGCTTTGTAATCGCATGTGAGATAATCAAGGGATTGTAGCCATTGTTTTcgaaaaataataaaatgacCGCACTTTATCCTCCACGGAGCGGAAGGCCATTCCCGTACGCATATTAATGTAAATGAGATAAATAACCAAATAAGTACCGCCACATCGGATTTTTAACCTTGATATGGTGCGGGGGTGGGGTAACAGTTTAGGATCTTGAAGTAATGCTAGCAACAGAGGTAGTAGCAGTAAATAAGATAAAAAAGACCTTCGagggttttttttttgattatatATTTGATATAGTACTAAGTGTCCTACCTTGAATGATGGTTTGTACTCAATAGTATTACTTCATATTATGCCTGACGTCCATCTTTTTTGGAAAGCCCCCATTTGTCATAACCGTACAATCCGGCAATTGTCAAGATAACACCAAACacctgaaaaaaatttaactTTGTTTCCCAAAAGAGTGCCACGGATATAACAACAATCCTCTTCATGATGTTTGCTACCGAATAATTAATGGAAGATAGTAAACCGATCAACTGGAAAGCAAGCATTGCTTGGAAAAAATGGGCTATTCCATGAATCGCTACAAGGGCTACTGTTTCTAGCGTTAAATCGTTGATAACGCTACCGCCATGCATTAATTCGCCGGTTAAAAAAGGTAATAGGGTTAAAGAAAACCCAATGCAGGAGCAGTAGAACAATATGGTAATCTTATCCACTTGCAATGGAGAAAATCTTGTTTTGTCTAGACTCGGTTGCCCTTCCTTCGACGTGACGTCATCCGTAGAAGAAGACGGCAGTATTCCTACCTTCCTTCTGATGgttaaaatattctttgCAAAAATATTCTGTGCTACAAATATTATCATGGAAATAAAGGCAAAAAGCAACCCGATTAATGAAGATCCGCTTTTGTTATCTGAAGCCCTCTTACTGCCATGTGTTGACCAGCAAGTAGTCATAACGCCAAAAATTAAAAGTAACAAGGTATAATAAGTCATGGAATTGTAATAACGATGTTCGAAAAATTTATAGTAGCCAACTGTTATTATTGGGGATAATGCCTTCACGGAATGCACTAGTGATACTGGTATCATAGATACCGCCTTGTGCGATGTGATATGACCAATAAATTGGAATATTCCCATAGGGAAAGTGGTCATCAAAACCAGCTTTGAGGGAACTAAAAACTTGTGCAGGATAGAACTCCTGAAATTGCCATCGAGATATTCAGGAAGGATACCGTCAGGGAAACTATTGAGTGCCTTTGAAAACTTCGTATGCTTCAAACGAGGTAGTCGGAATAAATTTACGATGGAAGCAAATCCAACACATAGAACAGCACTAACAAGAAATTGCAATTCTGTGAGAGCTATGGGATGGTTGAAAGTTCTTAAAATGGCTTTAGATAGGTTACTTGAAATAGATGACGTGACGTACCATATAGAACAAATAATGGTTATTCTTAGGTCAACTTCAGGTAAGTACCCTTGTATATTACTAGGAAATAGTTGCgtgaatctttttttaaggCTAGTAATATCATATCCAAAGACTTGATTACTGAATGTCTCCTTActgtattcttttttttggtgtTGGAACCCCCCACGTGGTGGTTCTGGTATTTGATACAGTGATGGATCAAAGAGGTTTTTATGAACAGAATTACGTCGTTTGATCGCTGTACTTTGCGTTTGAATCATGTTAGGCCGGTATTGTTTCTCCTTTATAAAAACGAATGGCTCCTTATTAAACACTTTTATCGTCAATCCACTTACTCTCTAAATATCGTAAGCTTTGCATATATAAgcatataataaaaatagttGGTATATGCTGCACGTGTAGTCTaatgttcttttcttttttttctttattcttttttctcctCTTTATGAATACAgatattcaattttttgaatatctgattgtttttattttcatttcaattttttttttttttcaattttttttatccgATCGTTGCGCCAAGCTTCTATCGCTTAAAACAATGACACTTCGCTGTGAAATGACACAATGGCTTGAGATTCAGGCACAACGCAAAAGGTCTTTACAAATGTATATCACAGAATATTAATGTTTGAAAAGTACTTCCGAATTCAAGGCCACCACGTAGCCTTATACACCAAATACAATTATACACAGGTTTCAAACTTgagaaaaacaagataTTGAATATTAAAAGCTGGGGCTAGTAGAATTTGCTGATTAGGTTAATtgtcatcaaattcaaacaaaCTACCATTTTCAGGGGTATTTTTCCTTGCTTCAATTCTGGATTTCATTTTTgctctctttttcttgttgctTTTTGTACCATGAAATTTCTGTGACAGTTTTTTATATGCCTCCTTAGTAGTCAGTCGATTTCCCTTTTCGTCTCTGTAAACCAGTTTTATGTCAGGATCATAATGATCTTGTCTTTTTGAATGAGTATTTGCATTGGAAGAGTCACTAGATGTGAATTGTTCCAGTCCGTGTAGCTTATCTTTTGTATAAGTGCCAGTGCCCGTATGCTCTTTATTTCGGACATCCCTTCGAAGTGATTCACTATTATTAACATCCTTTCCTGGTTTCAAATCGACGTCTCCTGTGGTGAAAACACTCTTTTTCCGAAGATATCCTAGTGTTGATGCAAGaccagaaaaaaagttcgGTGCATTTTCAGCATCTCCCTCGTAGTTTGGTTCATTATTAACTGCTTCAGTCAGTGTATTGTTTCCACTCCCTTCCTTAGTATGTCCATTGGTAACATCTCCGATATTTTTCTCTCCTTCACCATGCACTTTCACTTTATTCTCAGTAGCACTTCGTTCGGAGAGACTGGTATCCAAAgtatttaaaaaagttaCCTTTTCGTCGACGACAATACTGTTGGAAATTTCACgcattttcaaaatgcTTTCAGTGCGTCGCTTCTCTTCGTCTCTtgccttttcaatttctctAGCGAGGTCCTCTGGCCCTTTCAATTCATTGTTTGAGCTTGTTCTGGGATTTATTATGGTGACTGGctgttcttcttccatcCAGGATAAactttcatcttcatctactAACTTAACAATTTCCATCTTATCAGTAATTTTTGACTTCCTAGCTTTAGTAGATCTTGGGTCCTTGATCTTACgttttttaatttttaaagGTTTAAAGTCTCCACCATCTTCATCTGACATATTATTTGCGCTATCGAAATTCACTTTAACTTTTCCCGTTGGTGGTTTTGCTGATATAGTATTCGGTGCCTTCATAACACCCTGTTCTGCTCCGATGATTAGATGTGTAGTTGTAATTGAGTGTTTCtctccttcttcttcttcttcaatatctaAGCTAGATacatttaaaattttttttttttgtcttctATCTTTATTCATTTGTCGTAATCGTAGTTTCTCTCTATCAGCGTTTTCCTCGGCAGCTTTCACATTCTCTAACACTTCGGTAGAATCAGTATCATCAAAAATACTGCTCTCTTTCAAAGTTAGAATCGTATCTTTCTTTGGGCTAAGCGCCTCGATATTATATGATACTTGAACATTATGCAGATCAATATTTTCGTCTTCCTTCGTGGCGCCTTTTCTTGGCAATGTGCTGGAACGTTTGGATTCATGTGAGGAAGGAATTGCATCCATGTTTTCTAGCCATGAACTGTCGTCATTTACATTAGTTTCTTCGAGAAGGTGCGCCATTCGTAAAGGAGCGTTCgcctttttttgaaactttgtTATCTTCTCTCGAAGTTCATCGATTTTGGATGTGTTATGTACATTAGGGGGagaagaattgaaattttgttGGGGTGGGATAAGTTTTAGGCCAAGGGACGCCCTCAACTCATTCGTCTCTTCGATTGACAAAGACTCTTTATGGTCtgtattcttttcttgaaaaactGGAATAGGTTTCATACCCAGCTTTTCCCTTATTTCATTTGTCTCCTCAATAGAAAGGTTTTCCGTTTTGTTCATAAATTAATTAAGGGTTGATGTGATGATTGcctttttattaatatcAAATAGTAACGATTGCACCATCTCATCCTTTGCtcactttcaaaaattttgtataTCTTTTTCGTCCCGCGAATAATTTTAAGTTGCGCAGTTCACGATATGAATACCTATAACTGCTAATGgtacaaattttttaaaggtTAAACAAAACTTTTAATGATATAAAGTACCTAAAACTATGTAAACATAAATTATGTATActatttcaaatatatcacctaaaaaaaataataagtTCAATTCAATATGGGCGTACAGCACTAATTTACAGATTATGgaataaaatatgaaatgAGAAATAGGTTAAGCATTGGATAAttatagaaaattttctaaatCCAAATAAAAGGGAACGCGAGGGGTCACTAATTATTAAAATGTAAAATGCATCcttatttcttctctttcttctctttcttggacttcttttccttcttctctttcttctctttcttctccttcttttccttcttttccttcttttccttcttgtccttcttttccttcttagCTTTTTTAGAATCCTTGgaatcttcatcatcgtctctctttctcttcttttctttcttttctttcttttcttcctcttcatcatcagaatcgGATTCAGAATCAGAAGCAGCCTTTGCGGTATCAGCATCTGCATTGTAGGCCCTAGCTTCAGTCATTTCCACCTTCTTAGCCTCACGAACAACCTTTGGAGTAGTTCTTAAATCTCTACCTTCTAATTGGGATAATCTATTTTCTACTTTGGCTCTTGATTCTAGACCAATGTCACCTGAATCGTCTCTATCTTCAGCTAAAGCATCATAACGCAATGAGACAGCGGCCTTAGCAGCCAGAACTCTTGCAATCTTACCTTTGTTCTTACCAGTAGCTTGACCAACAAGAGAGGCATGATATAGCAAACCATACTTTGGTGTATCATGCTTGGTCTTTAAAGCTCTGAATAAAGCCTTTTCGGCACCTAATATTTGGATGGTAGAAGCTGGTGATTTGGCCAAGGAAATTAAGGAACCTGAATGAGCGATAAGTCTAGCACCAACTAATTCACCAACCAACTGAGTCAAGTTTGGAGCAATAGCCTTCATTCTTGCAGACAAGTAATTGGACAACTGTTCTCTGTAAGCGGCAAATTCGACTATTTGTTCAGCTAAAGCATTAATGTTGTCTAGATCGGTTTGAGTGATTTCAGTACCCATAGACACTTCAGCAGCGGTTTTGACACGTTCTTCAATCTCTTCTGGTAAGATTTCACTCAAAT
This window contains:
- the MCH5 gene encoding riboflavin transporter (Plasma membrane riboflavin transporter; facilitates the uptake of vitamin B2; required for FAD-dependent processes; sequence similarity to mammalian monocarboxylate permeases, however mutants are not deficient in monocarboxylate transport) — its product is MSSDSLTPKDTIVPEEQTNQLRQPDLDEDSIHYDPEADDLESLETTASYASTSVSAKVYTKKEVNKGTDIESQPHWGENTSSTHDSDKEEDSNEEIESFPEGGFKAWVVTFGCFLGLIACFGLLNSTGVIESHLQDNQLSSESVSTIGWLFSLFLFVCSASCIISGTYFDRNGFRTIMIVGTVFHVAGLFATANSTKYWHFILSFAIVCGFGNGIVLSPLVSVPAHYFFKRRGTALAMATIGGSVGGVVFPIMLRSFFSMKSDTDPTYGFVWGIRTLGFLDLALLTLSIILVKERLPHVIENSKDGESRWRYILRVYILQCFDAKAFLDMKYLFCVLGTVFSELSINSALTYYGSYATSHGISANDAYTLIMIINVCGIPGRWVPGYLSDKFGRFNVAIATLLTLFIVMFVGWLPFGTNLTNMYVISALYGFCSGSVFSLLPVCCGQISKTEEFGKRYSTMYFVVGFGTLVGIPITGAIISIKTTADYQHYIIFCGLATFVSAVCYIISRAYCVGFKWVRF
- the SLY41 gene encoding Sly41p (Protein involved in ER-to-Golgi transport; packaged into COPII vesicles for trafficking between ER and Golgi); amino-acid sequence: MIQTQSTAIKRRNSVHKNLFDPSLYQIPEPPRGGFQHQKKEYSKETFSNQVFGYDITSLKKRFTQLFPSNIQGYLPEVDLRITIICSIWYVTSSISSNLSKAILRTFNHPIALTELQFLVSAVLCVGFASIVNLFRLPRLKHTKFSKALNSFPDGILPEYLDGNFRSSILHKFLVPSKLVLMTTFPMGIFQFIGHITSHKAVSMIPVSLVHSVKALSPIITVGYYKFFEHRYYNSMTYYTLLLLIFGVMTTCWSTHGSKRASDNKSGSSLIGLLFAFISMIIFVAQNIFAKNILTIRRKVGILPSSSTDDVTSKEGQPSLDKTRFSPLQVDKITILFYCSCIGFSLTLLPFLTGELMHGGSVINDLTLETVALVAIHGIAHFFQAMLAFQLIGLLSSINYSVANIMKRIVVISVALFWETKLNFFQVFGVILTIAGLYGYDKWGLSKKDGRQA
- the SNU66 gene encoding U4/U6-U5 snRNP complex subunit SNU66 (Component of the U4/U6.U5 snRNP complex; involved in pre-mRNA splicing via spliceosome; also required for pre-5S rRNA processing and may act in concert with Rnh70p; has homology to human SART-1), whose product is MNKTENLSIEETNEIREKLGMKPIPVFQEKNTDHKESLSIEETNELRASLGLKLIPPQQNFNSSPPNVHNTSKIDELREKITKFQKKANAPLRMAHLLEETNVNDDSSWLENMDAIPSSHESKRSSTLPRKGATKEDENIDLHNVQVSYNIEALSPKKDTILTLKESSIFDDTDSTEVLENVKAAEENADREKLRLRQMNKDRRQKKKILNVSSLDIEEEEEGEKHSITTTHLIIGAEQGVMKAPNTISAKPPTGKVKVNFDSANNMSDEDGGDFKPLKIKKRKIKDPRSTKARKSKITDKMEIVKLVDEDESLSWMEEEQPVTIINPRTSSNNELKGPEDLAREIEKARDEEKRRTESILKMREISNSIVVDEKVTFLNTLDTSLSERSATENKVKVHGEGEKNIGDVTNGHTKEGSGNNTLTEAVNNEPNYEGDAENAPNFFSGLASTLGYLRKKSVFTTGDVDLKPGKDVNNSESLRRDVRNKEHTGTGTYTKDKLHGLEQFTSSDSSNANTHSKRQDHYDPDIKLVYRDEKGNRLTTKEAYKKLSQKFHGTKSNKKKRAKMKSRIEARKNTPENGSLFEFDDN
- the NOP58 gene encoding RNA-processing protein NOP58 (Protein involved in producing mature rRNAs and snoRNAs; involved in pre-rRNA processing, 18S rRNA synthesis, and snoRNA synthesis; component of the small subunit processome complex, which is required for processing of pre-18S rRNA); translated protein: MAYVLTETSAGYALLKASDKKIYKSSSLIQDLDSSDKVLKEFKIAAFSKFNSAANALEEANSIIEGKVSSQLEKLLEEIKKDKKSTLIVSETKLANAINKLGLNFNVVSDAVTLDIYRAIKEYLPELLPGMSDNDLSKMSLGLAHSIGRHKLKFSADKVDVMIIQAIALLDDLDKELNTYAMRCKEWYGWHFPELAKIVTDSVAYARIILTMGIRSKASETDLSEILPEEIEERVKTAAEVSMGTEITQTDLDNINALAEQIVEFAAYREQLSNYLSARMKAIAPNLTQLVGELVGARLIAHSGSLISLAKSPASTIQILGAEKALFRALKTKHDTPKYGLLYHASLVGQATGKNKGKIARVLAAKAAVSLRYDALAEDRDDSGDIGLESRAKVENRLSQLEGRDLRTTPKVVREAKKVEMTEARAYNADADTAKAASDSESDSDDEEEEKKEKKEKKRKRDDDEDSKDSKKAKKEKKDKKEKKEKKEKKEKKEKKEKKEKKSKKEKKEKK